One window of the Benincasa hispida cultivar B227 chromosome 3, ASM972705v1, whole genome shotgun sequence genome contains the following:
- the LOC120073603 gene encoding uncharacterized protein LOC120073603, translated as MPRQHGRPSKQTGGRNTEPTNRGPEVGENPPGGKKKVNDSVGQETMSEGESSTPQARSAYVLFDPSATHSFISSMYALIDRLVKPMPEELFISTPLGDVINFYADLLPLELLEFDAILGMDFLRNLISIVNARKLLSKGCKAYLAHVMVAQGKELNPEDVPVVNEFQDVFPEELSRLPPDREVEFIIDLVPGTTPISQAPYRMVPTELKELKV; from the exons ATGCCGAGGCAACATGGCAGACCAAGTAAGCAGACAGGTGGCAGGAACACTGAACCTACCAATAGGGGCCCGGAGGTTGGGGAGAACCCACCGGgtggcaaaaagaaggtgaATGATTCAGTGGGTCAGGAGACGATGTCCGAGGGAGAGTCTAGTACTCCCCAAGCAAGG TctgcttatgttttatttgatcctagtgccacacattcatttatatctagCATGTATGCACTTATAGATAGGTTGGTTAAACCTATGCCTGAAGAGTTATTTATCTCTACCCCTTTGGGAGATGTGATA AACTTCTATGCTGATTTACTTCCTTTAGAACTGTTGGAGTTTGATGCTATCCTGGggatggattttctaa GGAATTTGATATCGATAGTGAACGCTCGGAAGCTATTGAGCAAGGGATGTAAAGCCTATCTGGCTCATGTGATGGTTGCTCAAGGGAAAGAGCTGAACCCAGAAGATGTCCCAGTAGTAAATGAATTTCAGGATGTATTTCCTGAAGAATTATCGAGATTACCACCTGACAGGGAGGTGGAGTTTATTATTGACTTAGTTCCAGGAACAACTCCTATATCGCAGGCACCGTATAGAATGGTGCCGACTGAGTTGAAAGAACTAAAGGTTTAG